ATCCTACCTGAAGATCATCTTCTTTTGGCTTCTTCAAAGAGGGTGAAAGCACTTATTttagaggagattgcaactgactGTCATAATAAAGAAACTGAACAGAGGCTCCTTTAAGAAGCTCATGATTTGCACCTGTCTTCACTCCAGCTACCTAAAAAAGCTTTTGGTGAATTTAACGTACAGACTGCAAAACACTATGGAAAACTTGGGAGACTTTATCAGACAATGAGAAAATTTACGGAAGCTGAAGAAATGCACGTCAAAGCAATTCAGATTAAAGGGCAACTTCTTGGGCAAGAAGATTATGAAGTAGCCCTTTCAGTGGGACATCTGGCttctttatataattataatgtgGATCAGTATGAAAATGCTGAGAAACTTAATTTGCGATCTATAGCAATTGGGAAGAAACTGGTGAAGGCTACAAGGACTAGAGTAATATGATTACTGAGGCCTCATTAAACTTTACAACGCCACAGGAACTTATGAGGAAGTGTCTGAGTATCACAATGTTCTGTCTAACTGGAACCAGTTGCGACATCGGCAGTATTCAGTGACCGATGCTCTTGAAGACACTGACACCAGCCCCCTGTCCACAGAAGAAGCGGTGCAGTCCttcctgatttctcagaatgttgaAGGACCGAGCTGCTGAGGGAGGACCTCAGTTACCCTTTCCCAGATTCCAGGGAATTCATACTGTGAAATCTAAACCATGCTGGCTTTTGGGGCTGGAATTTGCATCGAAACACTCGTCCAGTCCATTGACCCTATGTGGGTGATCCCTATCTTGCAGAGTGTCCATACGAATAAGCatatattcagttatattcaGCATGTACCACACGTCTAAGTAATCTGGCCCATATTTTCAACCTAGTAGAATAAACaacaggaaaattttttttctttttaaaaaataattcattttgcagaaagcctgaaagaaaaaaagaactaaataaaactatttaagagttaaaaaaacaaCGTACATACCTTAATAAAAATACTTCACTGCTAAAAAGATGCTAAGcgtcatctgagccttcagcgactcacaatctttttgcaataataacatcaaaattagtgatcacagatcaccatgataaatagaataataatgcAAACTTTGAAATATGGCAcggattaccaaaatgtgacacagagaagtGAGCccatggtgttgggaaaatggcGCCTGTAGACCTTCTCCACGtggggttgccacaaacctttgacttgtaaaaaatgcagtatctgcgaAGGGAAATGAAGTAAAGTCTGCCTCTGGATACCACTATCCCATTTCATAACCAGGGCCGGCGATGCCAGAAGTTGCTTAATGAGGAACTGTCCTGCGTCCCCATGACTTTTGAACATTCTGCCAGACATGAAAGTAGGTGAAAAACTGGTTTATAAGTATCTGATCACAGGATGTGTTTTGCTTATTAACCGTGGAGCTAGAGGGCTTTGAGGGGCCCAGGGCTGCATGTGGGAATGTGGATGGAAAGCTCCCTTGTGACCACAGGGAAGGTGCATGGGTGTCCAGAGCTGCGGATAAAACCCTCGACACCCTGTCATCCACCTCTGCATCGATCAGGAGATACTCAGTGTAAACTAAAGGACCACTTACAACATCCTTCCAGCCTCCATTGCCAAGGTTACCCGCCATCAGACGGAGAGCTATGTGGGGTTGGGAATGGGGCCAAGCCACTCCTAAGCTTGTCCTCTGGCACAAAAAGgggttgtggtatatttctaaaAAACCATACTATGGAATTTAAATTTAACAACATGCACAAAAGTAGACAGGATAATAATACAACGCAGCCCCATGTACCCATTGCATTTTCAACATATTGACAGTCTTGGGCATCTGTACCTGACCCAGCTTCCTCATTCAATCTGTAAACACATCAGTGTGCTCCTCAGATTGATGAgaaccatttaaaatgtataaaaagcacCATGCTGTTACTAGATCTAAATATTAGCAATCATCTCTAAATATGTCATCATATAACACCCAGCCTAAATGATAATTTCCTGGATGGTCTCAAAGctgccttttttcccttctaacCACCACCAACACATCCTCATGCAAAGGTGAAGATCCACTGGTCGCTGCCCCAGCGCTCACAAACAAGAGCACTCTTTGCTTTGTGTGTTGTAATAGATCACACTCATTACACATGTATACATGCCTGGCGCtggtttgtggggtttttttgtttttttgtttttttagataaCAGTTTTATGGAGGTAGAATTCACATACTgtaaaattcacacatttaaatttgtaatagcctataataaaaaagaatatgaaaaggaatatatacgtataactgaatcactatgctgtatccccggaattaatacaacattgcaaactgactatacttcataaaaaacattcacccatttaaagtataagATTCAAAGAGAgtcaatcctaagagttctcatcacatgataatttttttctatttctttagttttgtGTGTCTGTATGACATGATGTGTGTCCACCTAACTTGGGATAATCACTTTATGATGTATGTTAATTGAATCACTATCTGACTTGATTAAGGTGTATATCTTAAATTCATACAGTTCTGTATTTCAAGTATATCCcaataaaaccagaagaaaaataatttttaatagtatacaattcagtggtttgtttttgtcattgtttttggggtttttttgtgtgtgggggaggtaattaggcttacttatttgTCATTAATTTTTACTTAATGGATGTACTTGGGctcgaacccatgacctcatgcatgctaagcatgtgctctacactgagctataccctcccccttacaattcagtggtttttagtggcTTGCAGATCAGTGACTTAAAAATCAGAATGGATCCAGAGCTACGCATCAATCCCCACCatcattttagaacattttcatcaaacCATTAATCAGTCACTGAAAGCAAAGCCTCTGTTCACTCAGCCCCGCACAGACTGTACTTCACCTGATGACTCAGAGGGTTTGTGACTCTGCGGTCGGTGCACACCCTCTGGCCCCGGGCTGCCCACTCGGCCTCCCGCGCTCGGCAGTTGTGTGATCCTGGAGGAAgtggcttcacctctctgaggggttaaacagtgcctggcccaagAACCGTATCTTGCAGGAAATGTCCAGAAagggcaaatccacagagacagaaagcagattggtggttgcctagTGCTAAAGGGTGGGTTTCAGAGGGAATGGGGAGGCTTTGCTTTCAGTGGCCCTGAGAAAGGGGCTTATCAGGAATTTGGGGGCAGTAAGACGGAGAAGCTTGTGAGCCACAGCTGAACTGTGTAATGAACCTTACTCAGCAAAACCAGCCCCGCTGGCTCCGTTCCTTTGAGTCCAATAATGCCCAAGAAGGCTATCTCACCCAGGCATCTCATTTCTGGCTGGGCTCAAATTAACACCCGGGGATGACTCAAGGGGCCCAGAGCCCTACCTGGGTTGGCTCAATTGTGGTCCAGGCATCTAGTCAACACTGAGAATCTTCTGCAAAGAAATCCTTCACGCGATCTTAATGGCCTCTGAGGATTTCAGCAACTTTTAAATCAGAAGCAAAGATATTGCTGTAGGTCATTCAATGCCATACCTGGATAGCTTCTGACAGCTTCCCTTGTTCAACTAGGTCCCACCCTGCTTGACTCAGCCCTGGTGTTCTCGTAATGGCCCCCCGGGTTCCAGGCTCCAACCAGGAACACATGCCCTGGGTGAAGGCAGCCGGAGACGTGCTGGCTGTTAATTGCTTCTGTGCTAAGCCAGGAGTCTAGCACTGACCCAAGGCTTGTTCAGTTCAGTCAGTAAAAATGCATTAAACGCTGTATTGGTTTTATGAGGCTGCTGTAATAGCATACCACACACTGGGTGATTTAAACACAATTCTGGAGGCCCGCAACCTATCTCTTTCAGCACGGGGCATTTCCCCCTTGCGTGTCTGCGTGCCACCCTTCCGGTTGGAGtaagggcccaccctactccagtgtgACCTTATCTTAACGAATTGCATCTGTAAAGATGCTACTTCCAAAGGTCACATCCTGAGGTGCTGggtgttaggatttcaacatagcttttgggaggcacagttcaacccataagaAACATACACTATGTGCTGATACTGTCTAGTGTGCTGGGCTATGAGATCTCTGTCTTGGGAGATAGTAAGTGGTTTCTGTCCTTCTGGGCATCCTTGTGTCCCCTCTGAGCAAGAGGAAGGCTTTTAAGGGCTTGCTACCTTCTGCTTTGGATTTGCAAACACAGTAAGgagcttagtaaatatttattgaatgaattcgTGTAACTTACTTTTGGCAGCTGGCTAGCTCCTGCTTTGACACAATAAAAGTTAACTTCCTCTTTCAAGCAGGGCACTTCAAGCACAGGGAACAGAGCTGGGGGGCCTTAGCATTTGGATTAGACAGAACTCAATACAGAATATCACACTGCTCCATTCGGCTCGCAGATGCCAGCTGGTGCCTGTTCTGTCCACCTGCAGGGCTCTTTCTGGGTAGAGACCTCCTGGCGGGTAACATGAGAGGGTGACTGTGAGCACAGGTCTTCTGAATCTTCCTCCAGCATCTATATGGTACCCAGGACATGCAAGAAAAGATGTGCAGGAAACTAGTGCTCAGTTTCTCGCCCATGGGTGCTATGATCATTCCAGAGATTTCAGCTTCATCCTCCAAGTCAGGGCTGCGAGCAATGTCACATCTCTTCAGTATGTTCTGTGAATCAGCTTGACTTGGACTGAGAACAAGTCCTCATTCCACTAAGCTGGCCCGAATTTCAGCTAATGGGTTCAATGTCGGGGCAAAGTGGGAACGGGGGCGGGGGGTTTCTTTTGTGTAATACCAAAATCCTGGGGGCACCACTCAGAGTCCTGGCGGGAGATGGAACACTCATGGGGGCAAACCTGAGAGGAGTTTAACAGGATAATTTACAAAGATGTGGGTAGAATGTAGGGTAAACTATGAGAGATGGTACAGCTCCCAGGGGCTGGCAACAGTGGGCAGCTGGTACCATCTCTTGGTCAGCAGGGATGGATCTGGGAGAATAAACACCCCAGCTTCACTCTCCTTCCTCTTGTGATTTCTGGACTATGATCCCACTGACCTGGCCAACAGGGAGGCATAGGGCAGGGGAGCCTACAGATCCTATGGTGGCCAGTTTGGTCTGCCTTGACAAAAATACCACAccctaggtggcttaaacaacagaaatgtattcctcCCTATTCTGagggctgagaagtccaagatctgCTGATTTGTTTCCTGGTGACAGCCCACTCCCTGACTGGCAGatcaatatttgttaaatgaatccATGCAATTTATTTTGGCAGCTGCCCAAATTCTGCTTTGGCCCTTATACATCTCTCTCGTGTCTTTTAGAAGGGTATCAATCCCATTCACGAGGGCCCCACCCGTgcaacctaatcacctcccaaaggcccacctccAAATTCACACTGGAGATTAGGGCTTCAATACAGGAATTTGGGTGGGGGCAGGAACATTTGAGCCACAGCAGATAACATCAGACAgcctcccagggcacagagcagggtggaggAAGCTGGCGATGTTTGTGGTGGGGCAGCAGGAAGGAACCTGCCACATGAGCGTTTTATTGAAATGGGAGATATGGCTGCCAGCCGCTTCTGCACTCCAATGATGTTGCACTTGACAGATAACCTGGGGTCAGGGCTGAGGTTCCTCTATCCTTCTGGCTTGAGTCTCTCCCAAAGAGAGAATCTGGGAAAATATCCTGGCTAAGGTAAATTATCTTGAGGAGGAAGGGCTGGTCCTGAGAGAATGGAGGAGAAAAGGCAAGGGGACCAAAACCAATCTGACTccgggggggggtggggagggctggaaaTGGACACTGGGAGCTGTTacgggctgaactgtgtccccacaaaaattcttatgttgaagtcctacGCCCAGTTTatagatgtaattaagttaaagtgAGATCATTAAGTGGACCCTAATTcattatgactggtgtccttagaagaagaggaaatCTGGGCACAGACATGTACAGAGGGAAGACGTAAAGACATAGGGGGAAGAGGTCACCTgcaaaccaaggagagaggctcgGAGCAGATCAtcccctcacagccctcagaaggaaccaaccctgccaacacctcgatctcagacttcaagcctccagaactgtgagacaataaacgTCTGTGGTTTAAGCCTCCTCATCTGTGGTacttttgttatagcagctctagcaaactaatacagcaGACTCCAAGTTAGTCTGAAATAATCCTCATCTGCTGGTGTCAGACCCTCCCATACTGACTCAGGCTGCTCATTGTGATGGGTGGGACACACCAGATGTGACAGTGTGTGACAAGGTGAGGCTCAGTTGTAAAGGTACTGTTTCTACCTTGGTCTCTTGGGTTTCTCTCTGGAGGGATCCAGCTACCATGTGGTGAGGACACTCAAATAGCCCCACCAAGGTCCACATCAAGAGGATCTGACCAAGAGCCTCAAGCTAGCACCAACTCGCCAGCCATGGAAGTggatcccccagccccaggcaagccttcagatgactgtggCCCTCGCGGAGACCTGACAGCATCCTCACTGGGTATCTCAAACAGAACCATTCAGCTAAGCCACTCCTGAAcgcctgacccacagaaactctTAAGAGATAATGTTATTGTTGTTGctttaagctactaaattttggggtaatttgttacacagcaataggtaGCAAATACAGAACCTCTCTCCCCAACTCCCTGCCCCTTCAGACCCTTCTTCTGCTTTCTTTAACATCCTCTTGACCTTACCCCCACACCATGATGACACCATGAAGGACTTAAGGAAGTCAACTGGGGCCCAAAATGGCTCTGGGGAGGTAACAAAATTATTAATCATGAAAGGAGAGGTGTTCAACCTCACGAGTATGCCAAGAAATGGGAATTCAAATAATAAGATACTTGGAAAGTTTAAAACAGGAAAGAGAGGTGATTGAAATGTTTTCTAAACCAGTGCACCTATgtttggtggaaatgtaaatgaaCGTAAACAACTATACGTTAACTTTTTCTTAATCTCCAAAAAGGAGTAGCACACCAATAAAAATACTGGTATCTCCATACTTTAAAATACACTGAACACAGGAAAACCAGTACTGTAATCAGTTCATCCAACTTTCGTCCATACTGAGGTTTCTCAGAGTGGCATTAGGTCCTGGGGGCACAGGCAGTGCAGGGTGTGAGGTTATCTGGCCACCCAGGTGACTGCTGACACGGCCATGCTCCGATCTCTGTGGTCCCTGCCCCTAGGTGGTCCGCCTGCTGCTTCTATGTCATGTAGACTGTGAGTGCCTTTGCCGCTGCAGGAAAGACACCCAAAGCCCAGAGTTGAGTTCTGCCTGAGTCCTGCCATCATTGTCAGGCCCTCCCACACTCCACCAAGGGTATCTCCCTGTGATTCATCCTCTCAAATCCTGTTTTCCTCACATTTTTTCATGGTAAGGGCCCATTAAACCCAAAGCTTTAATTCTCAGCTGCTGAAAACACCCAGCTCCTCTTCATTTGAGGGCAGGAAGAGCCAAACTCTCTCAGGAAGCAACTGCAAGATATTTGGACTCCATGCTCCTGGAGCCATAAAGGagatggccaaaaaaaaaaaaaaaaaaaaaaaagcctctctcTTCTAGCAGTCCAAATGTTCAGGGCGCGCCACTCACATGTACGTTAGCAGCCAACACTCACCCCGTGTTTCCAGGGCACCAAGTGAACTCGCTGCGTGCTCACAAAGagctgcattattttttttttttcaggtggtaTACTAAGTCACCGAGAGGTTGtctgaggtcacccagctgggAGGCAGAGCAGCCTGGATTTAAACTCAGGTGTCCAAGCTCATGCTGCCTGTTAGACCCGAAGACGAGGCAGAAGAGGAGCACGGCTAGGGGTCGTTCCCTCTGGCCTGCCCCAGGTTGGCTGCGATACCCACCCACTCTGGCAGAAAGGCTGCCTGTGGCTTAAAGATCATGTCTAAGGGGGAGTTGGGCAGGGTGAAATTGGCCAGGTAGATGGTGTTCCCACCTGTAAGGTAGGCAGCCCAGATCCCAAAGGTGCCCACTGTGATGACGGTGTGGTTACACTGGATGAGCAGCGCAAAGTCCCTGGCAGGTGAGCCCTGCTGGCCGTTGCCGGCGAACACCACGTCCCGGAGGGAGCCGTTGATGTTCTGCCGGCACCAGGCCATGTCGTCACTCGTGATCACGAAGACAGGGCTGCGGTAGCGGGTCCGAAACCAGTCCAAGGCCTGCTGCAGGTAGCCCCGGTCGGCCAGCACGCCCTTCCACACCCTTGGCATGACATGGACATAGTCCCCACGGCGCACGTGGACCCCTACGAAGGTGGCCTGCCCGGCCCACTTGGCCTGCAGATCCCGCAGAAAATTCTGGGCCTCCTCCCGCACGTGGTCGTGCAGGGTGAACTCCTGGAGGATCTCGGCGCGCAGGTGGTGGTAGAAGGTCCAGGAGCAGGGGTAGCCGGTGAGGCGCACGTACTCCCCTGGGATGTGGCGGTACTGGTCCTCCATCCAGTCGTTCAGTGGGTAGTTCTCCCAGGGGATCCTGCTGGCCGTGGTGTCGTGCAGGACAGGGAGGGTGATTCTGAAGATGGGGGCCAGAGTGCTGTGCATCTGGGGTGGGATGAAGGCTGGCCGCCCATTCATCTTGGCCAAGGCATACAGGGTGGCGTACTCCCCCATCTGGTTCCCCAGGCGGCCTTTGGAGTTGATGGTGAACATGCCCCCGCTGGGCAGGTGTCTGGAGACCAGGACCACATGACCCTGGTAGGCCCAGGGGATGGGCACCAGAGCCAGGCGCTGGTGGCAGTGGAAGATGGCAGACACCACGAAGATGACAAAGAGGAAGAAGATGGTGGACAAGGAAGGGCAAGTGGCCCGGAGGAGTTTCATGGTGGctgcagggcagagagaggaaggactGAAGTCGGGGGGGATGGCTGGGTGGGCAGGAGGTTCATTCGCTCACTCAGCCCCTCCATGCATATCTAGTGGCCTCCATTGTGGAGGTCTAAGAGCACAGACCCTGGGCCTGTTTGgcctgggtctgaatcccagTTCCACCCCTTACCAGTGCTGTGTGACTTTAgtcaagttacttcacctctctgaatccGTTTCCTTGCCCATTAAACACGAAGATTAGGTCAAAAcacttcaaagtgccaatattcAACCATATTTTACCTACACAAACAGCCATTTCATATGGTCTAACCTGACAGAACTACCTTACAGGTAGTGACATTTGTAACATTTTTAGGACAGTGCCAAGCACACAAGAAGTATTCAGTAAGTGTAAAATAAATACGTCTAGAGTATTTACTACATGAATCCTCACTCCTGGGGAGCTCAGTCTGTTAAGGCTGTGTAGTATGGAGGTTCAGAGCACAGACTGAGGCCAGACAGCCCAGCTTTGCACGTgggtcctgcctcctcctggcgGGGCACCTCAGAGTACGTTAgttaagcctcagtctcctctgtaaaatggggttaaccACAGCCCCTGCTGAGCTGCACTGGGAAGGGCCCCTCCCAGGGTAAGAGCTAAGTGTTTCCTGCCACTGTTGGTGGACGTGGTGGATTCAAGCTGGCTGCAGACCCTTTGACGGTCCTTCCCTTGAGTCTGGGCGGGCCTGTGACTGCCTCAGCCAATcaaatatggcagaagtgatgctggGCCCTTTCTAGACCAGGACTTCAGGGACTGGCAgttcccacctcctgcctccgTCACATTCTCTGAGCTGCCACCTCAAGCTGCCTACATTTAACTTTTATATTCACATCTGTGatatttatgtctttatattacatctttttttttttttctggtaaccACTTCATTTAGATAATATTCAAATGCtatataattcacccatttaaagtgtacaatagcTTTCCGTATATTCACATAGCTGGGCAACAATCATAATTAATTGCAGAAAattttatcaccccaaaaaggAACCCTGCACACCTTAGCCATTCTCACCCCAATCTTCCCACCCTCCCGCCTCCTCCTTCcaactaatctactttctatctctgtggATTTACCTAGCCTGCACGCTGCATGTAAGTGAATTGTACAAGTGGCTCTTCGTGATTGGATTCTTTCACTCAGTGTCCCAtgtccaaggttcatccatgttgcagcatttGTGAGGATGTCACTGGTTTCTTTTCATAGCCGACTGATGTTCCATTGCACGGATATGCCTCATTTTATTATCAGTTCATCGGCTGCTGGACACATGGGCAACGCCATGGGGCTATcaggaataatgctgctgtgaacacgcaCATACGAACCTCTGTGTGGACCCAAGTTTTCATATCCCTCCAGTATTtccctaggagtggaattgctgagtcatatgataACTaaataactctgtgtttaacagtTCCAGGAACCGCAGACTGTTCTCCAAGTACCTGCctcattttccattcccaccagcagcctATGAGGGTTCTGacttcttcacatccttgccaacacacACACTACAGTCTGTCTTTTGGATCACAGTGGGCGTGCCGTGCGATCTCAGTGAGGCCTATACATTTGAACCCACCAAGATCCCCATCCAGCTCCCGCCCCGACTTCACTGGGCTCTGACTGGGCTccatgaacctcagtttccccatccttgTAATGGGGTGGATAATCCCTTCTTCTGGCTTGCTTCTTTTTGAGTCAGCCTCTCCTCCAGCTCTCCCCTGGGCTCCCAGAAACAGTCTTTTCACTCCGGGTCCCCAGTGTGTCCTGACCCGCTttgtcctctcccttcctctgttcCCCTGACGACCCACCATGGAGTGTGACCTGAGCAGCTGCACAAGTCCTGAGACCCAAAGTGACCTGCTCTGTGTCCGGCTCTGCTCGCACCAGCTAGAAATTCTCCACAAATTTGAGAAAGGCAGTCTGGCTTTTCATTTTGTACTGAGCTCTGCAAAGCAGATAGTCTGGCGGCCACCTCTGTCCTCGAGTATTAAGagctccctctcctggcctcacaTCAGCCTGCACAACTGAAAGGCCACTGAAAATAATGACTCAAGGTTGATGCTTCTGTGGTTCCTGCCTGGAGCCAGGCACTGTTTTCAGTGCTTATATCCTGCTCCACAATTCCTTATCTGCCACTTTCCTGAAGATCAGTGACAAAGCCCAACCGGAATAGAACTCGTCTGGGAACAAATCTGGCCTAAAGAGACCTGCAGCTGTTCCTAGACTTGACTTATCCTGGTGTGACTGCCCACATGTTTTGCTGCAGAAACGATGTTTGATTATGGGATGCCACCCAAACTGCGCTGGGGGAGCTGCGTGATATATAACCTATGCACCCCACAAGGGCCTGAAACACGGGTTCTGTAACATGTCTGGTCCAAAGAGTTTCAGATACGAGACTGTAAGCCTGTCCTGGCTCATTTGGTCCTCACGATTTTCCACGAGGAAGGTACATTTTTAAGcccatttaacagataaggaaactactgcacagagaggttaagaaactcgCTTTGGGTCACACAGGTAGGAAAGAGGGGGAGCCTAGATTTGAACAGACAGTGATTCAGGAATCCGTGCTCTTAATTATGGTCCTTGATTTT
This Camelus bactrianus isolate YW-2024 breed Bactrian camel chromosome 9, ASM4877302v1, whole genome shotgun sequence DNA region includes the following protein-coding sequences:
- the LOC105062593 gene encoding galactoside 2-alpha-L-fucosyltransferase SEC1-like; the encoded protein is MKLLRATCPSLSTIFFLFVIFVVSAIFHCHQRLALVPIPWAYQGHVVLVSRHLPSGGMFTINSKGRLGNQMGEYATLYALAKMNGRPAFIPPQMHSTLAPIFRITLPVLHDTTASRIPWENYPLNDWMEDQYRHIPGEYVRLTGYPCSWTFYHHLRAEILQEFTLHDHVREEAQNFLRDLQAKWAGQATFVGVHVRRGDYVHVMPRVWKGVLADRGYLQQALDWFRTRYRSPVFVITSDDMAWCRQNINGSLRDVVFAGNGQQGSPARDFALLIQCNHTVITVGTFGIWAAYLTGGNTIYLANFTLPNSPLDMIFKPQAAFLPEWVGIAANLGQARGNDP